The following proteins are co-located in the Pseudoalteromonas sp. N1230-9 genome:
- the pnp gene encoding polyribonucleotide nucleotidyltransferase — translation MQAIIKEFQLGQHTVTLETGAIARQADGAVLASIGDTSVLVTVVGKRDAQPGQDFFPLTVNYQERMYAAGRIPGGFLKREGRPNDGETLIARLIDRPIRPLFPDGFVNEVQVIATVVSVNPEIQPDMVAMIGTSAALAISGIPFNGPIGASRVGFINGEYVLNPTLAELEESQLDLVVAGTDNAVLMVESEAETLSEDVMLGAVVYGHEQSQAIINAINEFKAEAGKPAWDWTAPEKNITLAEKISAIAAEKVGEAYRITDKVARKEALGVAKEEVVATLTAELAEGEELDTQEVGKLFGSLEKEIVRGRIIAGEKRIDGREPDMVRALDVMTGVLPRTHGSAIFTRGETQALVTATLGTERDSQLIDDLTGTNKHHFMLHYNFPPFCVGETGFVGSPKRREIGHGNLAKRGIAAVLPTLTDFPYSIRVVSEITESNGSSSMASVCGTSLALMNAGVPIKASVAGIAMGLVKEGEDFVVLSDILGDEDHLGDMDFKVAGTSNGITALQMDIKIEGITKEIMQIALKQAKAARLHILGVMDEAISAPSEELSQFAPRIYTMQIPAKKIAEVIGKGGATIRQLTEETGTTIEIEDDGTIKIAATDGMSANDAIKRIEQLTAELEVGTIYTGKVVRIVDFGAFVNILPGKDGLVHISQISTERVNNVTDHLSEGQEVKVKVLEVDRQGRVRLSIKEAMEPAAEEKAEEPKDAE, via the coding sequence GTGCAAGCAATTATTAAAGAATTTCAACTAGGTCAACATACAGTGACGCTAGAAACAGGTGCTATCGCTCGTCAAGCAGACGGCGCAGTACTAGCAAGCATTGGCGATACTTCAGTATTAGTTACTGTTGTTGGTAAGCGTGATGCACAACCAGGTCAAGACTTCTTCCCACTAACAGTTAACTACCAAGAGCGTATGTACGCTGCGGGTCGTATCCCTGGTGGTTTCCTTAAGCGTGAAGGTCGTCCTAACGATGGCGAAACGCTTATCGCTCGTCTAATCGACCGTCCAATCCGTCCACTTTTCCCAGACGGTTTTGTAAACGAAGTACAAGTAATCGCGACAGTTGTTTCTGTTAACCCAGAAATCCAACCTGACATGGTTGCTATGATTGGTACGTCAGCAGCACTTGCTATCTCTGGTATTCCATTCAATGGTCCTATCGGTGCATCACGTGTTGGTTTCATCAACGGTGAATACGTACTTAATCCAACACTTGCTGAGCTTGAAGAAAGCCAATTAGACCTAGTTGTTGCTGGTACTGATAACGCAGTACTTATGGTTGAATCAGAAGCTGAAACACTATCTGAAGACGTCATGTTAGGTGCGGTTGTTTATGGTCATGAGCAATCTCAAGCTATCATCAACGCAATCAACGAATTCAAAGCTGAAGCGGGTAAACCAGCTTGGGATTGGACTGCACCAGAGAAAAACATCACACTTGCTGAGAAAATCTCTGCAATCGCTGCTGAAAAAGTAGGTGAAGCATACCGCATCACTGACAAAGTAGCGCGTAAAGAAGCACTTGGTGTAGCGAAAGAAGAAGTAGTTGCTACATTAACAGCTGAACTTGCTGAAGGCGAAGAGCTAGATACGCAAGAAGTTGGTAAACTATTCGGTTCTTTAGAAAAAGAAATTGTTCGTGGCCGTATCATCGCTGGTGAAAAACGTATCGATGGTCGTGAACCAGATATGGTTCGTGCACTAGACGTAATGACGGGTGTTTTACCTCGTACTCACGGTTCTGCAATCTTCACGCGTGGTGAGACGCAAGCACTTGTAACTGCAACGCTTGGTACTGAGCGTGATTCACAGTTAATCGACGACTTAACAGGTACTAACAAGCATCACTTCATGCTTCACTACAACTTCCCTCCGTTCTGCGTAGGTGAAACAGGTTTTGTAGGCTCTCCTAAGCGTCGTGAAATTGGTCACGGTAACCTAGCTAAGCGTGGTATTGCTGCGGTACTACCTACACTTACTGACTTCCCATACTCAATCCGTGTAGTATCAGAAATCACTGAATCAAACGGTTCATCGTCTATGGCATCAGTATGTGGTACATCACTAGCACTTATGAATGCCGGTGTACCAATTAAAGCATCTGTTGCTGGTATTGCGATGGGTCTAGTTAAAGAAGGCGAAGATTTCGTTGTTCTTTCTGATATCTTAGGTGATGAAGATCACTTAGGTGACATGGACTTTAAAGTAGCGGGTACTTCAAACGGTATCACTGCGCTACAAATGGATATCAAGATCGAAGGTATCACTAAAGAAATCATGCAAATCGCACTTAAACAAGCGAAAGCTGCACGTCTACACATCTTAGGTGTAATGGACGAAGCGATTTCTGCTCCTTCTGAAGAGCTATCTCAATTCGCACCACGCATCTACACTATGCAAATCCCTGCGAAGAAAATTGCTGAAGTAATCGGTAAAGGCGGCGCAACTATCCGTCAACTTACTGAAGAGACTGGCACAACGATCGAAATCGAAGATGACGGTACAATCAAGATCGCTGCAACTGACGGCATGAGTGCAAACGATGCAATCAAGCGTATCGAGCAACTAACTGCTGAGCTAGAAGTAGGTACTATCTACACGGGTAAAGTTGTACGTATCGTTGATTTTGGTGCGTTCGTTAATATCCTTCCAGGTAAAGACGGTCTAGTGCACATTTCACAAATCAGCACAGAGCGTGTTAACAACGTAACTGACCACTTAAGCGAAGGCCAAGAAGTTAAAGTTAAAGTTCTTGAAGTAGATCGCCAAGGTCGTGTACGTCTAAGCATTAAAGAAGCGATGGAACCAGCTGCTGAAGAAAAAGCAGAAGAGCCAAAAGACGCTGAATAA
- the rbfA gene encoding 30S ribosome-binding factor RbfA → MREFSRTDRVAQQIQKEIAVILQREIKDPRLGMVTVSAVEVSRDLSYAKVFITVFNTDDEDKAKQSAKILNEATGYIRSLLGKRIRARIMPELRFVIDNSLMEGMRISNLVDSVIREDNAKHVDEDDSEEGTKD, encoded by the coding sequence ATGAGAGAATTTTCTCGCACTGATCGTGTTGCACAGCAAATTCAAAAAGAGATTGCTGTTATTCTTCAACGCGAAATCAAAGATCCACGCTTAGGCATGGTGACAGTGTCTGCGGTTGAGGTATCTCGCGACTTATCTTACGCAAAAGTATTTATCACAGTGTTTAACACTGACGATGAAGATAAAGCCAAGCAAAGCGCTAAAATCTTAAATGAAGCAACGGGTTATATTCGTTCTTTATTAGGTAAACGTATTCGTGCGCGCATCATGCCTGAGTTACGTTTTGTGATCGATAACTCGCTTATGGAAGGTATGCGTATTTCAAACTTGGTTGACTCAGTTATTCGTGAAGACAATGCCAAGCATGTAGACGAAGATGACAGCGAAGAAGGCACTAAAGACTAA
- the rpsO gene encoding 30S ribosomal protein S15, which yields MSLSNQEKVEIIAKFARAEGDTGSPEVQVALLTFDINKLQGHFASHKHDFHSRRGLLRKVSQRRKLLDYLKGKDIARYTALIQELGLRR from the coding sequence ATGTCACTAAGCAATCAAGAAAAAGTTGAAATCATCGCTAAATTTGCACGCGCTGAAGGCGACACTGGTTCACCTGAAGTACAAGTTGCACTTCTAACTTTCGATATCAACAAGCTTCAAGGTCACTTTGCTAGCCACAAGCACGACTTCCACTCACGTCGTGGTCTTCTTCGCAAAGTAAGCCAACGCCGTAAACTGCTTGACTACCTTAAAGGTAAAGACATTGCACGTTACACTGCGTTAATCCAAGAGCTTGGCCTACGTCGCTAA
- the truB gene encoding tRNA pseudouridine(55) synthase TruB — MARRSKGRAIDGILLLNKPQGISSNKALQQAKGIYFAQKAGHTGALDPLATGMLPICFGEATKFTQFLLDTDKTYVVRAKLGERTTTSDSDGEVVETREVSVTREQLAEQIASFLGESDQYPSMYSALKYQGQPLYKYAREGIEVPRKCRKINVFSLTLDEFDEANNEVQMTAHVSKGTYIRTIVDDLGEKLGCGAHVIMLHRSAVGHYPSEKMVTLEQLEEKLQQAKADDVAPSSYLDELLLPMDTALVDLPVIEISQEQGVAFRHGQTVVIGKPVPDGVVKVMADGVFIGTGERHKDGHLKSKRGLSNQLPE, encoded by the coding sequence ATGGCTAGACGCAGTAAAGGTCGTGCTATTGACGGCATCTTATTACTTAATAAGCCGCAAGGTATTTCATCAAACAAAGCATTGCAGCAAGCAAAGGGAATTTACTTTGCTCAAAAAGCAGGCCACACCGGTGCGCTTGATCCGCTCGCCACAGGTATGCTGCCTATTTGTTTTGGTGAAGCGACTAAGTTTACCCAGTTCTTGCTTGATACTGACAAAACCTATGTTGTACGCGCCAAACTTGGTGAGCGAACTACTACCTCTGATTCAGATGGTGAAGTGGTTGAAACGCGCGAAGTATCGGTCACGCGTGAACAATTAGCTGAGCAAATTGCCAGTTTCTTAGGTGAGTCGGATCAATATCCTTCGATGTACTCTGCGCTTAAATACCAAGGTCAGCCTTTGTATAAATATGCCCGCGAAGGTATTGAAGTGCCGCGTAAGTGTCGAAAAATTAATGTATTTAGTTTAACGCTTGATGAGTTTGATGAAGCTAATAACGAAGTACAAATGACGGCACATGTATCTAAAGGCACTTATATTCGTACTATTGTTGACGACTTAGGTGAAAAGCTTGGCTGTGGTGCGCATGTCATCATGTTACATCGCAGTGCAGTTGGCCATTATCCAAGTGAAAAAATGGTTACGCTTGAGCAACTTGAAGAAAAGCTACAGCAAGCAAAAGCAGACGATGTTGCGCCTTCAAGCTACCTCGATGAGCTATTACTGCCAATGGATACTGCTTTGGTTGATTTACCTGTGATTGAGATCTCCCAAGAGCAGGGCGTGGCATTTCGCCATGGTCAAACCGTGGTTATCGGTAAGCCCGTACCAGATGGTGTGGTAAAGGTAATGGCTGATGGGGTGTTCATTGGTACCGGTGAGCGTCATAAAGACGGTCACTTAAAATCAAAGCGTGGCTTATCAAATCAACTGCCTGAGTAA
- the infB gene encoding translation initiation factor IF-2: protein MAEVNVEKLAGDIGTTVDKLLQQLEQAGIKKQAGDMVTETEKSTLLDHLSKQHGGTGSEGPARMTLQRKSKSTLSVTGSTGKAKSVQVEVRKTRTYVKKSAVEQQQEEERLAAEEAARKAAELKAQQEAEELKAKQEAERKAKEEAERKAKEEAKRKAEAERKAKQKQMTPEQSAKSEKDRAEAERLQKEAEEAALRKAEEEAKRQAEEARKLAEENEARWKKEEEERKQREENADHHLTTSTYAREAEDESDAREEQSARRKKKKKGPQKEKAPLPKGKKGKLKAPTSLQHGFQKPTADVKNEVRISETITVAELASRMAVKGAEVVKTMMKMGDMVTINQVIDQETAQLVAEEMGHKVIIVKENELEEKVLNDRSEEGTAVPRAPVVTVMGHVDHGKTSTLDYIRSAKVASGEAGGITQHIGAYHVETNGNMITFLDTPGHAAFTSMRARGAKATDIVILVVAADDGVMPQTKEAVQHARAAGVPLIIAVNKMDKEGIDPDRVKNELAQLDVIPEEWGGDTQFVHISAKTGLGIDDLLEAVLMQAELLELTAPAEGMAAGVVIESRLDKGRGPVASVLVQSGTLNQGDIVLCGLEYGRVRAMKDENGKDIKSAGPSIPVEILGLSGIPAAGDEATVVKDERKAREVALYRQGKFREVKLARQQKAKLENMFTNMAEGDVSEVNIVLKADVQGSIEAIADSLTKLSTDEVKVKIVGSGVGGITETDATLAAASNAIVVGFNVRADASARKVIESENLDLRYYSVIYSLIEEVKQAMSGMLAPEFKQEIIGLAEVRDVFKSPKIGAIAGCMVTEGVVKRSAPIRVLRDNVVIYEGELESLRRFKDDVQEVRNGMECGIGVKNYNDVKVGDQIEVFETVEVQRSL, encoded by the coding sequence ATGGCAGAAGTAAATGTTGAAAAACTAGCCGGAGATATTGGTACAACTGTTGATAAATTATTACAGCAGCTTGAGCAAGCCGGTATCAAAAAACAAGCAGGTGATATGGTAACAGAAACTGAGAAGTCAACGTTACTTGATCACCTGAGTAAGCAGCATGGTGGCACGGGCTCGGAAGGCCCTGCTCGCATGACTTTGCAACGTAAGAGTAAAAGCACGTTAAGTGTAACTGGCTCTACAGGTAAAGCGAAGTCAGTCCAAGTAGAAGTACGTAAAACGCGTACCTACGTAAAGAAAAGCGCCGTTGAGCAACAGCAAGAAGAAGAGCGTTTAGCTGCAGAAGAAGCTGCCCGTAAGGCAGCTGAGCTTAAAGCCCAGCAAGAAGCTGAAGAACTTAAAGCGAAACAAGAGGCAGAACGTAAAGCAAAAGAAGAAGCTGAGCGTAAAGCCAAAGAAGAGGCTAAACGCAAAGCTGAAGCTGAGCGTAAAGCGAAACAAAAGCAGATGACCCCAGAGCAAAGTGCTAAGTCTGAAAAAGATCGTGCCGAAGCTGAGCGTCTGCAAAAAGAAGCAGAAGAGGCCGCATTGAGAAAAGCTGAAGAAGAAGCGAAACGTCAAGCAGAAGAGGCAAGAAAGCTAGCTGAAGAAAATGAAGCTCGCTGGAAAAAAGAAGAAGAAGAGCGTAAGCAGCGTGAAGAAAACGCTGATCACCACCTTACGACTTCAACTTACGCGCGTGAAGCAGAAGATGAATCTGATGCACGTGAAGAGCAAAGTGCTCGTCGTAAGAAAAAGAAAAAAGGACCTCAAAAAGAGAAGGCTCCTTTACCTAAGGGTAAAAAAGGCAAATTAAAAGCACCAACTTCACTACAGCATGGTTTCCAAAAGCCAACTGCAGATGTTAAAAACGAAGTACGCATTAGTGAAACAATCACCGTTGCTGAACTTGCATCTCGTATGGCTGTTAAAGGTGCTGAAGTTGTTAAAACAATGATGAAGATGGGTGACATGGTTACCATCAACCAAGTGATTGACCAAGAAACAGCACAACTTGTTGCTGAAGAAATGGGCCACAAGGTTATCATCGTTAAAGAAAACGAATTAGAAGAGAAAGTACTCAACGACCGCAGCGAAGAAGGTACAGCTGTACCTCGTGCTCCAGTTGTAACCGTAATGGGTCACGTTGACCACGGTAAAACGTCAACACTTGACTATATTCGTTCAGCAAAAGTTGCATCTGGTGAGGCGGGTGGTATTACCCAGCATATTGGTGCATACCACGTTGAAACTAACGGTAACATGATTACTTTCTTAGATACGCCAGGTCACGCCGCGTTTACATCAATGCGTGCGCGTGGTGCAAAAGCAACGGATATCGTAATCCTTGTTGTTGCTGCGGATGATGGTGTAATGCCACAAACTAAAGAAGCGGTTCAGCACGCCCGTGCTGCTGGCGTTCCTTTAATTATCGCAGTGAATAAGATGGATAAAGAAGGTATCGACCCAGATCGCGTTAAGAATGAGCTAGCTCAACTTGACGTAATCCCTGAAGAGTGGGGCGGTGATACACAGTTTGTACATATTTCTGCAAAAACAGGTTTAGGTATTGATGACCTACTTGAAGCAGTACTAATGCAAGCAGAGCTTCTTGAGCTTACTGCGCCTGCAGAAGGTATGGCGGCGGGCGTTGTAATTGAATCACGTCTAGATAAAGGTCGTGGTCCAGTTGCATCTGTTCTTGTACAATCAGGTACACTGAATCAAGGTGATATCGTACTGTGTGGTCTTGAATATGGCCGTGTACGTGCGATGAAAGATGAGAACGGTAAAGACATCAAGTCTGCGGGTCCATCTATCCCAGTTGAGATTTTAGGTCTATCTGGTATCCCTGCTGCGGGTGATGAAGCAACAGTAGTTAAAGATGAGCGTAAAGCACGTGAAGTCGCACTTTACCGTCAAGGTAAGTTCCGTGAAGTGAAGCTTGCTCGTCAACAAAAAGCGAAGCTTGAAAACATGTTTACGAACATGGCTGAAGGCGATGTATCTGAAGTTAACATCGTTCTTAAAGCTGACGTACAAGGTTCAATTGAAGCAATTGCTGATTCATTAACTAAGCTTTCTACAGATGAAGTTAAAGTGAAGATTGTTGGTTCAGGTGTAGGTGGTATCACTGAAACTGATGCAACGCTTGCAGCGGCGTCAAACGCAATCGTTGTTGGCTTTAACGTACGTGCTGATGCATCAGCTCGTAAAGTAATTGAGTCAGAAAACTTAGACTTACGTTACTACAGCGTAATCTACAGCCTGATTGAAGAAGTTAAACAAGCGATGTCAGGTATGCTTGCACCAGAATTCAAGCAAGAGATCATTGGTCTTGCTGAAGTTCGTGACGTGTTCAAGTCACCTAAGATTGGTGCAATCGCAGGTTGTATGGTTACTGAAGGCGTTGTTAAGCGTAGCGCGCCTATCCGTGTACTTCGTGATAACGTGGTTATCTATGAAGGTGAACTTGAGTCACTACGTCGCTTTAAAGATGACGTTCAAGAAGTACGTAACGGTATGGAATGTGGTATCGGCGTTAAGAACTACAACGATGTTAAAGTTGGCGACCAAATCGAGGTATTCGAGACGGTTGAAGTACAACGTTCACTTTAA